A window of Loxodonta africana isolate mLoxAfr1 chromosome 3, mLoxAfr1.hap2, whole genome shotgun sequence genomic DNA:
ACCCCTAGgcagtaggtactattattatctcagtttacagaggaggaaactgagtcacagagagaTGAAGAAAAAGCTTCCCTAAGAGCACATAGCTAGGAGGTGACAGAGAAGGACATGAACCCAGGTCTGTGGGATTCCAGAGAATTCTTGACTGTGAGGCTCCACTGACTTATCTGAGAATCCCAGCCTTGTATGTGCTAAAGAACACTACGTAAAGGGTTAGAAGCCTGTGTCTGTTTGGGCCACAGTGTTAAAGGGGATGCATGGCCTCCTCTTCCCCATAGGCCTGCTCAATATGGACATCGGTATCATGGGGGTGGGGGCCAGGGAAAAGGTCTGGGAACAGGAGATCCAGCCCCCACTTTCCATGAGGATTGGGGAGGGACAGATGGATGGGAGTGGAGGAGACTGGCCTCAGGCTGAATTCTCACATATATTGAgcccctactgtgtgccaggcatgtaCCCAGAACTGGGAATGAGATTAATTCGACACAGTGCCCTCCCTGAAGGGGCTGGGAGACACATGCTTATGTCCCTGGATGTTAACCTTCCAGACAGAGGTGAAATTAACAGGTCTCAAGGGGGTGGGATGTTTGAGACCCACCTCCTTCCAAGGGCAGAAGCCCACTGTACTTGCCCCTCTGTGAATGGCCCTGGCCGAGGCAGGACTTTGCTTGGGCTTGAATGGTGAGTGAGCATCACATCACGTCAGGGGGTTCAGCACCAGCTTCTGCTCTTGGACACAAGCTGCGGAGTTAGGATTTGGGACACAGACAGTGCCCCCACCAACTCTGCTACAAACAGAACTTCTCTGGGGCCCCGGGGCAAGCCAGCTGTGGCAAACATTGGAACTGGGGCTCCAGTAAGCAGGCTAGGGCCCACCCCACCCACACATGCACAAACACTTAACTGCAAAAGAATTTCTGGATTATAAGAGGGGCTGGGTGGGGGAGGCCTGAGGGGCAGCTGCCTTGGAACTGCTCCTCACTGTTTTTCTCCATTGTGGGGAGGAGGGCTCCAAGCCTCTCGATGTTATAGCCCTTTTGTGAGCAGCTTTTGTGGTTCACACGCGGTCACTTGTCTGGGGTGCAGGTCTTCCCAGGAGGGCTGGGCTAGCATTGAGGAAGGTGTGCCCACTCACAGACAGTCCCACCTCTCTCCACCAGTGCTGGAACCGGCCCTCCCCTTCAGTGCCATTTGATTTCCAGGCCTTCCTCTTTGCCTTTCCCCTGGACAGGCCTCCCAAAGTTCAAATGTCCCTGACAGGGCCAGGGCTGTCCTTCCCTTCCCATCCAGAAGGCCTATGCACTTCATGTGCAAACCGTCACCCTGTCCCCAGAGCTCTGTTACATACCCCTTCCCCAGGGCAAGGGGGCTGGCCTTGTATTCTCTATCTGAGGGAGACCACTCTAGTTCCTCTTCAGGGAATGGAGATCTGGCCTCTGCATCTCTGCCTAATCAGAGCAGCAGCTGGAAGCTTTTCTCACTGAGAACAAACTGAGCTCTGGCTCCCCATGCACCCTGAATAGGGATGTCTGAGTTGGGTTTGGAAGGATAGAAGGGAGTTTTTTAGGTAGGTGAATTTCAGAAGGACGTTCCCGACAGAGAGAGCAGCATGAGAGACAGTATCAGCTGGTTGTGTTCCAGTAGCTGAGGATGGCTTTGGGGGAAAATGAGGGTGTGGGAGTGTGGATGAGGCCGGCAAGAGCCAGATCTTGTTGGATCTTCTCATAGCAAGGGGATTCACAGAAAGACAAAGTGTTTTCTAAGAggagtttattttgttttctcatctaGGTCATTGAGGAGACTGACAAGAAAGCTCTGAACTCCAACTGGAAGAGGGAGggcaaggaggaaggagggagtcCTGGGAGCTGCTGCTACTCCTCATCatccccttcttccttcccacTGGCAAGGGTCTTATGGGCCACGTAGCCCAGACCGGCACCAACCTTGGCCATGACGGCACTGCCGCCACCGGTAGCCCCTGTGAAGCAAGCACAGAAGGGTCACTGGTTTCTGGGAATCCAAATGTCTGGAAATCACTGGTTGAGCCCAAAAAGGCCTTGAGGGGGAAGGCAACGGCTGCGAAGTGAATCTTATTTCCCGCTTACTTGCCTCTCAAATCAGAAatgtgtttcagagaagaaaaagacaCAACTAATGGCTCAGTCTGTGGAGCTGTACCTCATGTCTGCGAGGAACACACTGTGTTACTAGTAACGCTAATGACAGCCACCTTGTGGAGACCTCACTGTGTGGGTGCTGGGAGGTTCACAAACAAGAGGTCCTTCATCCTTGCTGCAGCCCTGGGACCTATGAGAGGACAACCATCTTATAGCCAACTGGAGAGTGTTCCTAGCCCTGTCCGCTCCCTTCACCCCGTCACTGCAGGGTGTGGTCTGGCCAGGGCCTTCCCCCTGCCCCCTCTGAGAAGGCTCCATGCTGCCCAACTGGTTCACTGGGCTTTTGCCATCCATAACTGAGAGAGAGATGTGAGAGTTCAGGGAGCCAGAGGGGGAGTTTGTCAGGGGTGGTTTTTCTCCAGGATTTTAGAGGCctcagaaagagagggagaggagaggaaatgagagataagggaaggaggaaggaaaggggaagggaggagggagggaggaaaagagaaaggggagggaggcaaagggggagaaagagggaaggaggaagaaggggggagggggatggggagggaagaatgggggaagggaaaggggaggtaggaggaaagggaaggggtgggaggaggagaaggaggaaggtcagagggagggggagagacagAAGTTTTGTATCTTCCTTTTCCATGGTATTCAAGAAACTCAAGTTAAGACCAGGGGTGGTGTGAGCTTGATTTGAGTTGTTCGATCGTGTTTCTTTGCCACTATGACTCTCTGAAATCGAGCATGCTAAATGCTAAAGGGGGATGATTTTCCTGGTTtccagatgagggaactgaggtttGTGGTGACTTGGCCAAAGCATCAGTGGGGCACCAGGCCTCAGAGGCTAAAAGTGAAGCTTCTGGAATCAGACTAAGTTTGAATTCTGGCCCTGGTACTAACTAGCTGTGAGAACCTGAGTAAATTACTTAAGCCCTCGGTGCCTCTGTTTTCCCACCTGTATGTTGGGGATAATAAGAGTGCCCACCTCACAGGGCTGAATTAGCCAGAGAAAAGGGCTCAGAATAGTACAGAGGACCAGGTGGCCCTGGTGCCGCCGTCTAAGGGCCTGTGCCCCCACTCACCGAGGCTCTGGAGAGTGGCCACCAGGCCTCCAGCAGGCACACCGCCACCGTTCAGCACCGCAGACCAGCTCATCATCCAGGCGGCCATGGAGTTGGCGGCGATGCCGGCACTGGTGAAGCCCAGCACCGGCAACCCCGCGGCCATGAGCcctggagggagaggaggggtgagcGCCCCCGCAGCAGGGTCTCGCCCCACCTGCCCACTCGCGCCCCCAGACGCACCTCCTCCGACCACCATGTAGGGCAGGGCATCCCAGAACCCAGAGCCGCTGTCCTTTGACCTGTCATCGGAGCTCTTGCCTGTTGGGAGAGCGGACAAAGAGGAGTGAAGTGGGGAGGAGGCCACGCACTGTGTCCCGCGCTAAGATCACTCCCAGAGCTGGAAGCCGCCACCCTCCCGTAAAGGAGAGCGGCATAGAAGGGGAGGGACTTTACTCCAAGCACCGTGCCTGGTATGTAGCTGGCATTGACAACATTTCGGAGGAATGGAGAAATTGACAGAGTAGGAATTCGAACCTGTGACGCTGGCTATAGCAACATTGTGCTGTCCATTGTAACAGCTTCTCGCTTTCAGAGGCACACCAGAGATCCTGAAACTGTGCTCAAACCTCCCTCTCCTTCTTTATCCCACAGAGACTCCCTCCTCCTTCCTACCCACCCCACTGACACCGCCCCCCAGGGCAGAGTTCTTACCTGCCTCCACTCCTAGGCAGGTGAAGAGTAGCAGGTAGCACAGAACGAGCGATACCGCCTTCTGCCGCATGGTGGCGCCGCGCACTGGCTTTGTTGCAGGCCCTGGAGTGCGGGAGAAAGGGAGGGGAAGGACCACAGGCCGTCGGATGGAGCCCAGGACCCTCTCCGGACCTTGGGTTTTCGGATTCCTCACAGCAACAGTGGGAGTGAGGTTTCTGCCTCACGGGGTGGTTAAGAGAATTTAATGAATGAAAGTTCTGGTACGGTGCCTGCACATGGTGAGCCTTTATTATAATTATCAGTGTTCTAGGTTTTGTCATCACTTGGACAGGGTACTAGAGTAATCCTCTTCTCTGGGCCTGTTTATTTATCCTTCAAATGGCGGTATTAATTCAGCCTCCTTCAGAGCGTGGTTGTCATTTAGAAACTGTTCACCATATATTCTTAACACTTAGAAGAGGGCccggcacattaaaaaaaaaaaaaaaaaaaacttatagtgACTGTATTGGGTAGTGTagcactgtcccatagagtttcccaggctgtaatctttacaaaagcagactgcacatctttccTCTGGcacagctgctggtgggttgaaacgccgacgttagcagcagagtgcttaaccactgcgtcaccagggccccttaccTGGCACATAgaatgtgctaaaaaaaaaatggttgttaAACTTATTTTTAGAATCCGTTAAGTACCTACAGGTACCAAGCACTGGCCTCACATCAacttcatttttcagatgaagaaagaaTAACAGAGCAGTAAAGGagattgcccaaggtcacacagcaataataatagtaaaaatggCCCTTCCATGTACTGAGCAATTACCAGTACTCAGCCCTTTATGGCACAAGGTCACTTATATCCATAACAACTCCATGAGGTAGGTACCATTGTTATCAATCCCTGTGATAGCTAAGGAAACTGAGCTCATAGAGGTTAATACCCCCAAGACTGCTCCACCCACACTTAACAGTCACTCCAGTTAGCTTCATCTGTCTTCAAAGATGACCTTCCTGTCACCTTATCTCCTACAATAACAGGGTTTCAGAAATTGTCCAGTCCTTTGGGAGATAAGGTGGTttgatctccattttacagatgaggtaactAAGGCCCAAAGAGGTGAAGTGACAGGGTTGAGACCACAGAGAGCTGACCTACCACCAGTAAAGTAGGTCTCATGCATTCTGAGACTGTCCTAAAAGCCCCAACCCATCTGCTCAGACCAGTCCCAGCCTAGTGCACTAAAAGGGACCCAGGGAGGTAGCCTGGCAGAGGGTAGCAGCTTGGCATCCCCACCCCATAGCTCCTGGGTTTACCttggaaaagggaagaaagaatctTCCTGTCCAAGATCTGCTGATGGATGGAGCAGTGGCGAGGAAAAGGCTGTTGGGCTGAAGGCTGGCTTTTTATAATCGATTTGGCTACCCTCCACCCTGCCCCAGGCAGCCAATTGCTGTCAGAGTTTCCATTTCCTGCACTCCTCCTAGTTTCCTTTTCCTGGTCTTCTTCAGCTCTGTGCACCGGCAGCATCTGTGCGCTGCCTGCTGGAAGAAAGATGTAATTCAAGCTGGGAAGAAGGGGAGGGACTTTTCCAAAGCAGGCCACACTGTGGTGGAGTCCATGGCCCTAGTCAGCTTAGTGAAGCGCAACCATCAGTTCCTCCCAGGGCACAGAGGCTTTGCAGGATTCAGTTCAATTAATAATAATATCTGCTATTTATTGAGGACGTGCTGCATGCCAGGACTTGGGCAAAGTGCTCTATGTACATTGTCTGTCTCCAATCCCACAGCAGCCTTGTGAAGTACCATTTACTGTTTAGAATCCCCATTTTGCAGTTGAGGAGATTAAAGCTTTAGAAATGTAGTCATTCTATTCCATTGTTCCCCCCGGATGGCTGCTTCTGGGTATAGGCTTATAAAAAGACTAGTGAACCCCATGCTCACGAGGCCATTGTCACATATCCTTTGCTATAACATGGGTCCCCTTGCCCTAGATGGTACCCTagatatgagtcggaatggccttga
This region includes:
- the LOC100675777 gene encoding interferon alpha-inducible protein 6-like — its product is MRQKAVSLVLCYLLLFTCLGVEAGKSSDDRSKDSGSGFWDALPYMVVGGGLMAAGLPVLGFTSAGIAANSMAAWMMSWSAVLNGGGVPAGGLVATLQSLGATGGGSAVMAKVGAGLGYVAHKTLASGKEEGDDEE